A single genomic interval of Blochmannia endosymbiont of Camponotus sp. C-003 harbors:
- the aroC gene encoding chorismate synthase — MAGNSIGQFFRVTTFGESHGSALGGIIDGVPPNLPLTEKDLQYDLNRRRPGSSRYTSQRSELDTIEILSGVFNGKTTGTSIGLIIKNTDHRSQDYEKIKNLYRPGHADYTYEKKYGLRDHRGGGRSSARETAIRVAAGAVAKKYLFNKKNIKIRGFLAQMGNIHCNLKDWEQVNNNPFFCPDVDQLTALDTLINNLQKSGDSIGAKITIIAENIPVGLGEPVFDRLDADLAHALMSINAVKGVEIGDGFSVITKYGSEHRDEMTLNGFNSNNAGGILGGISNGQPVIMHIAIKPTSSITVPGKTITCENKETRVITKGRHDPCIGIRVVPIAEAMVAIVIMDHLLRQRAQCDKI; from the coding sequence ATGGCTGGTAATAGTATCGGACAATTTTTTAGGGTTACAACATTTGGAGAATCACACGGATCTGCACTAGGTGGTATTATAGATGGAGTGCCTCCAAATCTTCCTTTAACAGAAAAAGATCTTCAATACGATCTAAATCGTAGACGGCCGGGTTCTTCTCGTTACACTAGTCAACGATCAGAATTAGATACGATAGAAATCTTATCTGGTGTTTTTAATGGAAAAACAACGGGCACTAGCATAGGATTAATCATTAAAAATACTGATCATCGATCTCAAGATTATGAAAAAATAAAAAACCTATACCGTCCTGGACACGCTGATTATACTTATGAAAAAAAATACGGTTTAAGAGATCACCGTGGCGGAGGACGTTCTTCAGCACGTGAAACGGCAATACGAGTAGCAGCAGGAGCAGTTGCTAAAAAATATCTTTTTAATAAAAAAAATATAAAAATTCGTGGATTTTTAGCGCAAATGGGTAACATTCATTGCAATTTAAAAGATTGGGAGCAAGTTAATAATAATCCATTCTTTTGCCCAGATGTTGACCAATTAACTGCATTAGACACATTAATAAATAATTTACAAAAATCTGGGGACTCTATTGGAGCAAAAATAACAATAATAGCGGAAAATATACCAGTTGGTTTAGGTGAACCTGTATTCGATCGACTGGATGCTGATTTAGCCCATGCATTGATGAGCATTAACGCAGTAAAAGGTGTAGAAATTGGGGATGGATTTTCAGTTATTACTAAATATGGTAGCGAGCATCGAGACGAAATGACATTAAATGGATTTAACAGCAATAATGCTGGAGGAATATTAGGTGGTATTAGTAATGGGCAACCAGTAATCATGCACATAGCTATTAAACCGACCTCCAGTATAACAGTTCCAGGAAAAACCATTACATGCGAAAACAAAGAAACCAGAGTAATTACTAAAGGACGACACGATCCTTGCATAGGAATTAGAGTAGTACCCATCGCAGAAGCTATGGTGGCTATTGTTATAATGGATCATCTACTTAGACAACGCGCACAATGCGACAAAATATAA
- the prmB gene encoding 50S ribosomal protein L3 N(5)-glutamine methyltransferase has protein sequence MKNITKETLTEIHTILDILRWSSSQFNANSIFYGHGTNNFWDETLHLILPSLYLPINIPTQIYQARLTSKERTKIIKLVNYRINKRIPVPYLTYQAWFCGLEFYVDKRVFIPRSPIGELITSYFHDLLPHYPYRILDMGTGSGCIAIAIAIVYPKSEVDAVDISMDALKVAEHNIKLYNLEHRVFPIHSDLFSNIPQSKYDLIITNPPYVNNSDIYKLPKEFHYEPVISLSADNNGLKIIQRILMNVTHHLNKNGILICEVGETKTELIKRYPNIPFFWLRLYNGGEGVFMLTYQQLLTFNETK, from the coding sequence ATGAAAAACATAACCAAAGAAACACTGACAGAAATTCATACTATATTAGATATATTACGTTGGAGTAGCAGTCAATTTAATGCTAACTCAATTTTTTATGGACACGGTACCAATAATTTTTGGGACGAAACATTACATTTAATACTCCCTAGTTTATATTTACCTATAAATATTCCAACTCAAATATATCAGGCTCGCTTAACCTCTAAAGAACGCACTAAGATAATCAAATTAGTTAACTACCGCATCAATAAACGCATACCAGTACCTTATTTAACTTATCAAGCATGGTTTTGTGGTTTAGAGTTTTATGTAGATAAACGAGTATTTATTCCCCGCTCTCCAATTGGAGAGTTAATTACATCATATTTTCATGATCTATTACCACATTACCCATACCGTATTCTTGATATGGGCACTGGTAGCGGATGTATCGCTATTGCAATCGCTATAGTTTATCCAAAATCTGAAGTAGATGCGGTAGACATTTCTATGGATGCGTTAAAAGTAGCTGAACACAACATTAAACTATATAATTTAGAACATCGTGTGTTCCCTATTCATTCTGACTTGTTTAGTAATATACCACAATCAAAATACGATTTAATCATAACTAACCCTCCTTATGTAAATAATTCGGATATATATAAATTACCAAAAGAATTTCATTATGAACCTGTGATATCATTATCTGCAGATAATAATGGATTAAAGATAATTCAAAGAATATTAATGAACGTTACACATCATTTAAATAAAAATGGCATTTTAATATGTGAAGTAGGTGAGACTAAAACAGAATTAATAAAACGTTATCCAAACATACCATTCTTCTGGTTGCGACTTTATAACGGGGGAGAAGGTGTATTTATGCTAACTTATCAACAGTTATTAACTTTTAACGAAACCAAATAG
- the fabB gene encoding beta-ketoacyl-ACP synthase I, which produces MKRAVVTGLGIISSIGNNQNEVLVSLKSGRSGVTFSKELEESGMRSHVWGNIKLNTSGLIDRKIARFMSDASIYTYLSMEQAIIDSGLPVGMVSNDQTGLIVGSGGGSPRNQVSGSNGMRARGLRGVGPYMVTKSMASGVSACLATSFKIRGVSYSISSACSTSTHCIGNAVELIQSGKQSIIFAGGGEELCWEMACEFDAMGALSTKYNTTPERASRPYDINRDGFVIAGGGGIIVIEELTHALSRGAYIYAEIVGYGATSDGCDMVAPSGEGAIRCMRMALRNFGGVIDYLNVHGTSTQIGDIKEIWAIREIFGDQHPFFSSTKSMTGHALGAAGVHETIFTLLMLKHNFIAPSINIDHLDPYVKNMKIVINNPVDHKLKTAMTNSFGFGGTNATLIMSKYS; this is translated from the coding sequence ATGAAACGTGCTGTTGTCACTGGTTTAGGGATTATATCAAGTATTGGAAATAATCAAAATGAAGTTTTGGTTTCTTTAAAAAGTGGTCGATCCGGAGTTACTTTTTCTAAAGAATTAGAAGAATCTGGTATGCGTAGTCATGTTTGGGGTAATATTAAGCTTAATACGTCAGGGTTAATTGATCGTAAGATTGCTCGTTTTATGAGTGATGCATCTATTTATACTTATTTATCTATGGAGCAGGCCATAATAGATTCTGGATTACCTGTGGGTATGGTTTCTAATGACCAAACGGGATTAATTGTTGGATCGGGAGGGGGGTCTCCACGTAATCAAGTTTCTGGATCCAATGGAATGCGAGCACGTGGTTTGAGAGGAGTGGGTCCTTATATGGTAACTAAATCTATGGCGTCAGGTGTATCGGCATGTTTAGCTACTTCTTTTAAAATTCGTGGGGTCAGTTATTCTATCAGTTCTGCTTGTTCTACGTCTACACATTGTATCGGAAATGCGGTTGAATTAATTCAATCAGGAAAACAATCTATTATTTTTGCTGGGGGTGGAGAAGAGTTATGTTGGGAAATGGCTTGTGAATTTGATGCTATGGGTGCATTGTCTACGAAGTATAATACAACGCCAGAAAGAGCATCTCGTCCTTACGACATTAATCGAGATGGATTCGTAATTGCGGGAGGAGGAGGAATAATCGTAATAGAAGAATTAACACATGCTTTAAGTCGTGGAGCCTATATTTATGCGGAAATTGTTGGATATGGAGCTACGTCTGATGGATGTGACATGGTTGCTCCCTCTGGGGAAGGGGCAATTCGATGCATGAGAATGGCATTGAGAAATTTTGGTGGTGTAATAGATTATCTTAATGTGCATGGCACATCCACTCAAATAGGTGATATTAAAGAAATATGGGCTATTCGTGAAATTTTTGGTGATCAACATCCTTTTTTTTCTTCTACTAAGTCTATGACTGGTCATGCATTAGGTGCTGCTGGGGTTCATGAAACTATTTTTACTTTATTAATGTTAAAACATAATTTTATTGCTCCAAGTATTAATATTGATCATTTGGATCCATATGTGAAAAATATGAAAATTGTTATTAATAATCCTGTTGATCATAAATTAAAAACAGCTATGACTAATAGTTTTGGGTTCGGAGGAACAAATGCTACATTAATTATGAGTAAATATTCCTAA